From a region of the Candidatus Jettenia caeni genome:
- a CDS encoding 50S ribosomal protein L23 has protein sequence MNSYHVIKKPLRTEKSVADGEATNSYHFEVDLKANKIQIKEAVEKFFNVKVDGVRTLVRKGKTKRVRFRLGRTKDWKKAIVTLKEGNTIDLGY, from the coding sequence ATGAATAGTTACCACGTAATAAAGAAACCTTTACGAACAGAAAAAAGCGTCGCTGATGGTGAAGCAACAAACTCTTATCATTTTGAAGTCGATCTAAAGGCGAATAAGATTCAAATAAAAGAAGCGGTAGAGAAGTTTTTTAATGTGAAGGTTGATGGAGTCAGGACGTTAGTCAGAAAAGGGAAGACTAAAAGAGTTAGGTTCAGGTTGGGTAGGACCAAGGACTGGAAAAAGGCTATTGTGACACTGAAAGAAGGAAATACAATTGATCTTGGCTATTAG